The segment ATAGTGATAAACTCAGAATTGCTCGAAATGGCGCGTAGGTGTATGTTTATACGGGTCATAAAGGCAGCTACTGCGAGGGCTTTCCCTCACCACTGAATTTTGGAGGTTTGCTTGCGTTTGGAATATTCTGGTTGCTCATAATGACAGTTTCAACCATGGTGGATGCTTAGTATTGAGGTTGGGTCGGAACGTGTGTGGATCGACTCAATGCGCTACCAGGTGTAATAAAGAGTACAATGCTCTATCCGCTGCAATACCAGACGAACTACTATCACCCAAGTGCAAGCAGTCATTGTACTTGAGCGGACTAGAAAAATCGTTGCAAATAACGGTCAGAAATCCGAGACCGGATTCACTGGAGACCGCCATGATTTTAGCATCCAACTCATGCGGAGAGAACCGCTCAGCGGAATGTACGACCAACACACACGGGGCCACTGACACCGATAGGCTTAAGGACCACCTAGCTAACGGCGACGACCTAGACTCTCAGACGGAAATCGATGCCGTCCGGACAGGGTACAGGAGGCGGAGACCAGATCCGGCTGACAACCCAAAGGCAAACTCACTGAAGAGGAGCGCAAGTGGCTACAGAAGTTCGGTATCTGCTTTAAATGCCGGGCCGGCAAACATTGGGCGAAGAACTGCCCTGAAGCGAGGCCTAGCTAACTATTGCCAAAGTGACTGTTCAACAGTATTAATAGCCACTGAAAAAACAGCCAAATACAGTAGAAAACctcaaagtcaaaaaccaCCTCTGGTTGGGCATCGGAGAGAGATCACTGTGTTGGTGGGCAACAAACCAACCACCATGCTGTCAGATACGGGAGCAGGAACGTCATTGATAGCCGCACATCGTGCACAAGCGCTTAACCTGAAGACATACAAGACAAGACCCATAGCAATCAAAGGAGCCACCTCAGACAATAGCGCGCGATGTACGGAAGCCACTATCCTCGAATTTAAGtaccagaaccagcagtttgaaataCCAGTCTACGTCACGACTGCCATAAATCCCGATATTATCATCGGAAACCCGGTACTAGAAACGAACCCCCGCCTAGGGCAGACCCTAGATAGAAGCTCGATTAACCTAGCCACACCAGAAACAGAGCCAGACTGGCCCATCGGCCTCATCCTCACCAATGAGGACCGCCAGGTCCGGCGATTCcacaagaaacaaaatcgCACTTTAAGTGGATACATTGTACAAGTTCAAGCAATAGAGTGCTGCGATGCCACCGACACCCCAGACCCCAGCACTTTCTCACGCCTACCTCAATACCTTCAGGAGAAATTCAGGCAAACAGTCAGAAATGACCTACCTAGATCAGCACTGGACAAAAAAGAGATCTTTCATGAGATCGAGACCAAACCCAATGCTAGGATGCCACGAATACCTCCACACAGAAGGTCACCAAAAGAGGAGGGAGAGATTGTGAAAATAGTAGAtgaattgcttgaaaaagGATTTATCGGACCCTCTAAGAGCCCATTTAGCTCCCCAGTGGTGCTAGTCAAGAGTTCCTGCAGTTTAAATCAAGAATGCATTTTATAGTTCGATCGTGTAAGAGATAGTGGCTTATCATGCATAATGCTCTGTGATTTGAGATTCGACTTTGAAGTAATGCTGAAGTAATGTCAGCGTCACAAAAGAGCATTGAACATgacaaaaaaaaaaaaaaactcAAGCTCGTCTAATGATGGGACGAGGGCCAATTGTCCGTCTCAAAATCAAGCAAAGTTACTACATTACATGACAATAAATCTCGGCTCGACAGGGAAGGGTGATGCCTCCAGGCCCTCGTCCTCTGTTCTGGCGCGTCAGTCACTCACTCTGGACAGACCTAAAGCTAGGCTTGGCGAAGCAGATAAATACTGCTCATCTGCTGATTCTAGTTTCGTCCTGGAAGAAAGCGACTATGGAGCTGAGCACAGCAATTCAAACATGAGTTGTAGTTTGCCCGAATTTGAGGACGTAGTTGGGCTGGAGCAGAAACTAGAAGAGATGTCCCCAcagaagcagaagcagtTTATTTTCCTGCATAGCATCGTCAATTCATCGAGCGACGACTCTCACCTCGACTCTTCCGACGAGATAGTGGGGGACTCATCAATGATCCAACCATTGAAGGAACTGTATAACTTTAGGCTCTTGGAGAGGCCAATTCCTTTGCCTGAACCGTCTAATGAAGAGTATGATCCGATAGAGGTGCAGCTGCGATCAATGCTAATGGTTCCACGGCAGGTGTCATATTCAATTCCCTTGGTGCTCAAGCATCTATTGTGTACAGATGATAATTTGATaggctttgaagataaTATCACCCTGGAGAGGGTTGTAAGGAGAAAGCTTTTGGCTGACATCATCCCAATGTGCTCGCAAGGTTCACGGACTTTCTTGCCTCTTGAGATGGACTTTTCTCCTACTCACGCCGGCCAGGAAAACGTCATCAATATATCAAACTTCGTCCAAAAACTTGCAGATAAATTCCAGCCTAGAATTAACAGCTTTTTCAATACAAGATTTCAGCTTTCCTATACCTTTGAAGACGGAAAGTATAAAATAATGTATGGGATATTTGAGGACCACAGTTACTTCACAGAAAAGACATGGAACTCGAACTACATCGACCTTCACGTATTTTCCAGATATCTTTCCAAATTTTGCTTCTCCACAGCGGAAGTCGACGATGATAGCGGAAACATGTCGAACTCCCAGTACGAAAGGGAATGGAAAAGTTTTGTAACCATGGGagatatcttcaatcttgTGGACTACTTGTTGAAGGGAAAAAGTAGTTTCATTCAAAGCAATAGTCACCTATTGAAGCATATCAAGAATGGAGGAAGCCTCAGATCGGCCGCAGAGAAATATGACTTGTCAGTTCGAATGAACAAACACAGAATTTTGAGCAATGTGAGGAAATACATCAAAGGCAAAAGAATCATGTCAGCCAAAAATTTCCAAGCACTGTCGACTGATGATAACCCCGATCGAGACTTCCACTGCGGACTTTTCGATCAAGTGATGGGCTATTACAACGATCTCGGGATAAACGATTTCCAGGAAAGTGACGGGATGTACGTTATCGAGCTAAGACAGTTCGAAGATGTCATCAGAAGCATTGCTGATAAGTACGTCTATGAGAAATACGTTCTCCCAGCCTCTTCGAGGACAGTATGACATATCAATCAGTATTAGTGTTAATATTTGTCAAGTCAAACCACGATTTGGCTAAATATAAGGAattttcttgattcttAACATAGCACCGCAACCATCCGACCtcctttgatgaaatgaaTCTATTGACCAGCGATTCGTCTATGCCTAGGACTTCAGTGGTAAGCTTTCTGAatttttgttctttcagttCGGGGTCTATCAATAGGACCCCATTTACCTCAGGATGAAGTAGTGCCAAGATATCAGTTTCACTGTCGCCAATATACCAGTACTGCTGTTCAATATCTCGGCAGCACTGTTCTTTGAATATTTTTTCTATGAAAGAGACTTTGTCTGAACCAGTTAACAGCTGGTTTGAGAATTGGCCTGTGAAGGTATCCCCATTAGAAACCAGCTGATTGCAGCAAATGTTGTCAAAGTCAACAAGTTCCTCGCCTACAGCTCCCCTTATGAACTCGGCTGACCAGTTCACTGAGACTATAAAGAATTGCGGCGCGGAAATGGAAGACATAAAGTCCCTGAAGCCATTCCTCAGCGAAAAGCTATGCTCCCtcatcttttccttcaCGAAATGAGAGACCTGAGAATGGGTGAGCCCTGCAAAGAGACCATATTTGGCCATTTCAGATGTGCTGCTAATCTCAAGGTTCCTGGCATCTGTTTGATAGCGAATCTCATCTTTAAACAGGCATTGAAAGTTAGATCGAGTGATATCGCCATCGTTAGAAGGCAATAATGGCAGACGTCGTCCCAGATTATGGTCACATTCTAGTAAAACTGGATCCTCGAGAAATTTCCTGTAATTCTCCATATATGTGTCAGTGAAATGTGACCATTTCGGTTCGAAACCCGGTTTCACTGCATAGGGCAGTTGTCCCAAAATGCCTATAGTATCTCTATCAGTGATGGTTTCGTCGAAGTCGCAAATTATGATTCGCCTCATATCCTCAGCCATCTTGCTCCTCTTAAGCTGAGAGAGCAATTCTACTCTACTAAGatatgaagaaaatctAGTTATCGCTCAAGATATGTTCACACACTTCTATATCAACCCCAAGTAGAcagaaagaaaaaatcCAGCATGTTACGAATAATATCCAATCACATAGACAAGATATACGAAATGGGCCTTAACTTTCTGCATCAGGGCCGACTCAAACTGGTATAACGATGAAGTTAATCTATGCTACAATCGAAAGACTGAAGTCGCATCTAGGATACAGCCATTAAAAGAGCTGGTATC is part of the Torulaspora globosa chromosome 7, complete sequence genome and harbors:
- the CTO1 gene encoding Cto1p (ancestral locus Anc_1.430), giving the protein MAEDMRRIIICDFDETITDRDTIGILGQLPYAVKPGFEPKWSHFTDTYMENYRKFLEDPVLLECDHNLGRRLPLLPSNDGDITRSNFQCLFKDEIRYQTDARNLEISSTSEMAKYGLFAGLTHSQVSHFVKEKMREHSFSLRNGFRDFMSSISAPQFFIVSVNWSAEFIRGAVGEELVDFDNICCNQLVSNGDTFTGQFSNQLLTGSDKVSFIEKIFKEQCCRDIEQQYWYIGDSETDILALLHPEVNGVLLIDPELKEQKFRKLTTEVLGIDESLVNRFISSKEVGWLRCYVKNQENSLYLAKSWFDLTNINTNTD
- a CDS encoding retropepsin-like aspartic protease (Ty-like retrotransposon) — encoded protein: MILASNSCGENRSAECTTNTHGATDTDRLKDHLANGDDLDSQTEIDAVRTGYRRRRPDPADNPKANSLKRSASGYRSSVSALNAGPANIGRRTALKRGLANYCQSDCSTVLIATEKTAKYSRKPQSQKPPLVGHRREITVLVGNKPTTMLSDTGAGTSLIAAHRAQALNLKTYKTRPIAIKGATSDNSARCTEATILEFKYQNQQFEIPVYVTTAINPDIIIGNPVLETNPRLGQTLDRSSINLATPETEPDWPIGLILTNEDRQVRRFHKKQNRTLSGYIVQVQAIECCDATDTPDPSTFSRLPQYLQEKFRQTVRNDLPRSALDKKEIFHEIETKPNARMPRIPPHRRSPKEEGEIVKIVDELLEKGFIGPSKSPFSSPVVLVKSSCSLNQECIL